Proteins encoded within one genomic window of Nonomuraea gerenzanensis:
- a CDS encoding SAM-dependent methyltransferase, producing MAETPRIDQTKPHSARVWNYLLGGTDNYPVDRAAGDELLRMFPDFAQVARLQREFLKRVVTFLVTDMGIRQFLDLGAGLPTADNTHEVAQRLAPESRVVYVDNDPLVLVHARSLLSGSAEGETDYLDADVRDPDAIVAGAGRTLDFSRPIALIMLSIAGQVPAYDVALGLVRRFVAALPPGSFLALSDGVTANPALVEAVAAYNQRAAFPYTLRAPEEVARFFEGLEPVPPGVVPTPLWRPGPPQPASGVVSAVCGVGRKR from the coding sequence ATGGCAGAAACCCCCCGCATCGACCAGACGAAGCCGCATTCGGCCCGGGTGTGGAACTACCTGCTCGGCGGCACCGACAACTACCCCGTGGACCGCGCGGCGGGCGATGAGCTGCTGCGGATGTTCCCCGACTTCGCGCAGGTGGCGCGGCTGCAGCGGGAGTTCCTCAAGCGGGTGGTGACCTTCCTGGTCACCGACATGGGGATCAGGCAGTTCCTGGATCTCGGCGCGGGGCTGCCGACGGCCGACAACACGCACGAGGTGGCGCAGCGGCTGGCGCCCGAGTCCCGGGTGGTCTACGTCGACAACGATCCGCTGGTGCTGGTGCACGCGCGGTCGCTGCTGTCGGGCTCGGCCGAGGGGGAGACGGACTACCTGGACGCCGACGTGCGCGATCCCGACGCGATCGTGGCGGGGGCGGGCAGGACGCTGGACTTCTCCCGGCCGATCGCGCTGATCATGCTGAGCATCGCGGGACAGGTGCCGGCGTACGACGTGGCCCTGGGGCTGGTGCGGCGGTTCGTGGCGGCGTTGCCGCCGGGGAGCTTCCTGGCGTTGTCGGACGGGGTGACGGCCAATCCGGCTCTGGTGGAGGCGGTGGCCGCCTACAACCAGCGGGCCGCCTTCCCGTACACGTTGCGTGCCCCCGAGGAGGTGGCGCGGTTCTTCGAGGGGCTGGAGCCGGTGCCGCCGGGCGTGGTGCCGACCCCGCTGTGGCGGCCTGGGCCGCCGCAGCCGGCGTCGGGCGTGGTCAGCGCGGTGTGCGGGGTGGGGCGCAAGCGGTGA
- a CDS encoding LysR family transcriptional regulator, with amino-acid sequence MLDPVRLRLLREFAEHGTMTAVAEVCGLTSSAVSQQLAALEREAGVPLFERAGRRVRLTAEGWRLVRHARIVLSALDAAEQDLRSASTPRGPVRVACFATAAVARLLPAIATARARHPDLHVIVHELEPREAVEALRAGRCDLAIAFTYNLIPEEPRPGLTRRFVGVEPMLTALPAAHPAAAGGVDLRALGEEPWIAGSEGTSDHEMLDRACARAGFRPNVIHTADDYALVLRMVREGLGVALVPELVATAVGVPGGVVLRPVSGVEITRTTYAHFRTATPAIDAMIELIYNVKAPD; translated from the coding sequence ATGTTGGATCCGGTCAGGCTGCGCCTGCTGCGCGAGTTCGCCGAGCACGGCACGATGACGGCCGTCGCCGAGGTGTGCGGCCTGACCTCCTCCGCCGTCTCGCAGCAGCTCGCGGCCCTGGAACGGGAGGCCGGGGTGCCGCTGTTCGAGCGGGCGGGCCGCCGGGTCCGCCTGACCGCCGAGGGGTGGCGGCTCGTCCGGCACGCGCGCATCGTGCTGAGCGCCCTGGACGCTGCCGAGCAGGACCTCCGCTCGGCCTCGACCCCGCGAGGGCCGGTCAGAGTGGCCTGCTTCGCCACGGCGGCGGTCGCCCGGCTCCTGCCCGCCATCGCCACGGCCCGGGCCCGCCATCCGGACCTGCACGTGATCGTGCACGAGCTCGAACCCCGCGAGGCCGTCGAGGCGCTGCGGGCCGGCCGGTGCGACCTGGCGATCGCGTTCACCTACAACCTGATCCCCGAGGAGCCGAGACCCGGGCTCACCCGCCGGTTCGTGGGGGTCGAGCCCATGCTGACGGCGCTGCCCGCCGCACACCCGGCGGCGGCCGGCGGGGTGGACCTGCGCGCCCTGGGCGAGGAGCCCTGGATCGCCGGCTCCGAGGGCACCAGCGACCACGAGATGCTCGACCGCGCCTGCGCCCGGGCGGGCTTCCGGCCGAACGTCATCCACACGGCCGACGACTACGCGCTCGTGCTGCGCATGGTGCGGGAAGGGCTGGGGGTCGCCCTCGTCCCCGAGCTGGTCGCCACCGCCGTCGGTGTCCCCGGGGGCGTCGTGCTGCGCCCGGTCTCCGGCGTCGAGATCACCCGCACCACGTACGCCCACTTCCGTACCGCGACCCCGGCGATCGATGCGATGATCGAGCTGATCTACAATGTAAAGGCGCCGGACTGA